The following are encoded together in the Bacillus cereus group sp. RP43 genome:
- a CDS encoding pyruvate, water dikinase regulatory protein produces MDNKIVYVVSDSVGETADLVVRAAMGQFPFAPDIRRVPYVEDTGTLKEVISIAKSNQALICFTLVKPDMRQYLLTEAAKEGVEAYDIIGPLIDQIEGITGQVPRYEPGVVRRLDEEYFKKIEAIEFAVKYDDGRDARGILKADIVLIGISRTSKTPLSQYLAHNKRLKVANVPLVPEVDPPEELYQVAKEKCFGLKIIPDKLNHIRKERLKSLGLSDGATYANINRIQEEIDHFEEVISKINCQVIDVSNKAIEETANIIVNAVQNQKMF; encoded by the coding sequence ATGGATAATAAAATCGTATATGTCGTATCTGACTCTGTAGGAGAAACGGCTGATTTGGTTGTTAGAGCGGCAATGGGACAGTTCCCATTCGCTCCTGATATTAGACGTGTACCGTATGTAGAAGATACAGGGACATTAAAAGAAGTAATCTCGATTGCCAAGAGCAATCAAGCGCTTATTTGTTTTACGTTAGTAAAGCCTGATATGCGTCAGTATTTATTGACAGAAGCGGCAAAAGAAGGAGTAGAGGCATACGATATTATCGGACCTCTTATTGATCAAATTGAAGGAATTACAGGGCAAGTACCAAGGTATGAGCCAGGTGTCGTTCGAAGATTAGATGAAGAGTACTTTAAAAAAATTGAAGCGATTGAATTTGCAGTTAAGTATGATGATGGTAGAGATGCACGTGGTATTTTAAAAGCTGATATCGTGTTGATTGGAATTTCACGTACATCAAAAACACCACTTTCACAATATTTAGCGCATAACAAACGTTTGAAAGTTGCCAATGTACCACTTGTGCCGGAAGTGGATCCACCTGAGGAATTATATCAAGTGGCAAAAGAGAAATGTTTCGGTTTGAAAATTATACCGGATAAGTTAAATCATATTCGAAAAGAACGATTGAAATCACTTGGATTAAGTGATGGAGCAACATATGCAAATATTAATCGTATTCAAGAAGAAATTGATCATTTTGAGGAAGTAATTAGTAAAATAAATTGTCAAGTGATTGATGTATCAAATAAGGCGATTGAAGAAACAGCAAATATTATTGTTAATGCAGTGCAAAACCAAAAAATGTTTTAG
- the dnaG gene encoding DNA primase — MGNRIPEEVVEQIRTSSDIVEVIGEYVQLRKQGRNYFGLCPFHGENSPSFSVSSDKQIFHCFGCGEGGNVFSFLMKMEGLAFTEAVQKLGERNGIAVAEYTSGQGQQQQEDISDDTVIMQQAHELLKKYYHHLLVNTEEGNEALSYLLKRGITKEMIEKFEIGYASQAWDAATKILQKRGLSLSSMEQAGLLVRSEKDGSHYDRFRGRVMFPIYTLQGKVIAFSGRALGDDTPKYLNSPETPIFYKSKLLYNFHQARPFIRKRGQVVLFEGYADVLAAVKSGVEEAVATMGTALTEEQAKLLRRNVETVVLCYDGDKAGREATMKAGQLLLQVGCQVKVTSLPDKLDPDEYVQQYGTTAFENLVKSSISFVGFKINYLRLGKNLQDESGKEEYVKSVLKELSLLQDAMQAESYLKSLSQEFSYSMETLLNQLHQYRKEQKVQQKQIKQVSKPSQIVQTKPKLTGFERAEREIIYHMLQSAEVTVRMEPHIEDFYTEEHKGILYELYAYYEKGNEPSVGTFLSWLSDEKLKNIITDISTDEFINPEYTEEALQGHLEALRRHKEKLEKMEIIFKVKQMEKTDPVEAAKYYVAYLQSQKARK; from the coding sequence ATGGGGAACAGAATTCCTGAAGAAGTTGTTGAACAGATTCGGACATCATCTGATATTGTAGAAGTGATTGGTGAGTATGTTCAACTTAGAAAGCAGGGACGTAACTATTTCGGCCTTTGTCCATTTCATGGTGAAAATTCTCCTTCATTCTCTGTTTCATCTGATAAGCAAATTTTTCATTGCTTCGGATGTGGAGAAGGGGGAAATGTCTTTTCTTTTCTGATGAAAATGGAAGGACTTGCTTTCACCGAGGCTGTTCAAAAGCTTGGTGAAAGAAATGGAATTGCAGTTGCAGAATATACATCAGGGCAAGGACAACAACAACAAGAAGACATATCTGATGACACTGTCATCATGCAACAGGCTCATGAACTTTTGAAAAAGTATTATCACCATTTATTAGTAAATACAGAAGAAGGAAATGAAGCACTTTCATATTTATTAAAACGTGGTATTACAAAAGAGATGATTGAGAAATTTGAAATTGGTTATGCATCACAAGCTTGGGATGCAGCAACGAAAATTTTACAAAAAAGAGGTTTGTCGCTATCTAGTATGGAACAAGCTGGCCTTCTTGTAAGAAGTGAGAAGGATGGCAGTCATTATGACCGCTTCCGCGGAAGAGTTATGTTTCCGATTTATACTTTACAAGGTAAGGTGATAGCGTTTAGTGGAAGGGCATTAGGAGATGACACTCCGAAATATTTAAATAGTCCTGAAACACCGATTTTTTACAAAAGTAAGCTGTTGTATAATTTCCACCAAGCAAGGCCGTTTATTAGAAAACGTGGGCAGGTTGTCCTTTTTGAAGGTTATGCCGATGTGCTAGCCGCGGTGAAAAGTGGTGTGGAAGAAGCTGTTGCGACAATGGGAACAGCCTTAACTGAAGAACAAGCGAAACTTCTGCGACGTAACGTTGAAACTGTTGTTCTTTGCTATGATGGTGATAAAGCAGGGCGAGAAGCAACGATGAAAGCAGGGCAATTACTATTGCAAGTTGGTTGCCAAGTGAAAGTTACATCCTTGCCAGATAAGCTTGACCCTGATGAATATGTGCAACAATATGGGACAACCGCTTTTGAAAATCTTGTGAAATCAAGTATAAGTTTTGTTGGTTTCAAAATAAATTATTTGCGTTTAGGGAAAAATTTGCAAGATGAGTCTGGCAAAGAAGAATATGTAAAAAGTGTTTTAAAAGAGTTATCATTGCTACAGGATGCGATGCAGGCGGAATCATATTTAAAATCATTATCGCAAGAATTTTCGTATTCAATGGAAACACTTTTGAATCAATTGCACCAATATCGCAAAGAACAAAAGGTACAGCAAAAACAAATAAAGCAGGTTTCTAAGCCATCTCAAATTGTTCAAACGAAGCCGAAGTTAACAGGTTTTGAAAGAGCAGAAAGAGAAATTATTTACCATATGTTGCAAAGTGCAGAAGTGACAGTACGTATGGAACCTCATATAGAAGATTTTTATACAGAAGAACATAAAGGGATTTTATATGAACTATACGCATATTATGAAAAGGGAAATGAACCTTCAGTCGGAACATTTTTAAGTTGGCTCTCTGATGAAAAGTTGAAAAATATTATCACTGATATTTCGACGGATGAATTTATTAATCCAGAGTACACAGAAGAAGCGTTACAAGGTCATTTGGAGGCGTTAAGACGCCATAAAGAGAAACTTGAAAAGATGGAAATTATCTTTAAAGTAAAACAAATGGAAAAAACAGATCCTGTAGAGGCTGCTAAATATTATGTGGCATATTTACAAAGTCAAAAAGCAAGAAAATAG
- the rpoD gene encoding RNA polymerase sigma factor RpoD, with product MADKPARSKQIETEMTLEQVKEQLTELGKKRGVLTYEEIAERMNGFEIESDQMDEYYEYLGEQGIDLVGDNDNDEGPNNRQITKTEEEFDLNDLSVPPGVKINDPVRMYLKEIGRVDLLSAEEEIRLATRIEEGDEEAKRRLAEANLRLVVSIAKRYVGRGMLFLDLIQEGNMGLIKAVEKFDYRKGFKFSTYATWWIRQAITRAIADQARTIRIPVHMVETINKLIRVQRQLLQDLGREPSPEEIGEEMDLAPEKVREILKIAQEPVSLETPIGEEDDSHLGDFIEDQEATSPADHAAYELLKEQLEDVLDTLTDREENVLRLRFGLDDGRTRTLEEVGKVFGVTRERIRQIEAKALRKLRHPSRSKRLKDFLE from the coding sequence ATGGCTGATAAACCAGCTCGTTCTAAACAAATTGAAACTGAAATGACCCTTGAGCAAGTGAAAGAACAACTCACTGAGCTTGGAAAAAAACGTGGCGTTCTTACATATGAAGAGATTGCAGAACGCATGAATGGATTTGAAATTGAATCCGATCAAATGGATGAATACTATGAATATTTAGGTGAACAAGGGATTGACTTAGTTGGTGACAATGACAACGACGAAGGTCCTAATAATCGCCAAATTACAAAAACGGAAGAAGAGTTTGACCTTAATGATTTAAGTGTGCCACCAGGTGTGAAAATCAATGACCCTGTTCGTATGTACTTAAAAGAAATTGGTCGAGTTGACTTACTATCCGCTGAAGAAGAAATTCGACTTGCAACGCGTATTGAAGAAGGCGATGAAGAAGCAAAACGCCGTCTTGCAGAAGCAAACTTACGTCTTGTAGTAAGTATTGCAAAGCGCTACGTGGGCCGCGGTATGCTTTTCTTAGACTTAATCCAAGAAGGAAATATGGGTCTAATTAAAGCGGTTGAAAAGTTCGACTATCGTAAAGGTTTTAAATTTAGTACGTATGCAACTTGGTGGATTCGCCAAGCTATTACACGTGCGATTGCAGACCAAGCGAGAACAATTCGTATTCCAGTTCATATGGTTGAAACCATTAATAAGTTAATTCGTGTACAACGTCAATTATTACAAGATTTAGGACGCGAACCATCTCCTGAAGAGATTGGTGAAGAGATGGATCTTGCACCAGAAAAAGTACGCGAAATCTTAAAGATTGCACAGGAGCCAGTTTCTCTTGAAACACCAATTGGTGAAGAAGACGACTCCCATTTAGGTGACTTTATTGAAGACCAAGAAGCAACATCGCCTGCGGACCATGCAGCGTATGAATTGCTAAAAGAACAATTAGAAGATGTGTTAGATACACTAACAGATCGTGAAGAAAATGTTCTGCGTCTTCGTTTTGGTTTAGATGATGGACGAACTCGTACGCTTGAAGAAGTTGGGAAAGTATTCGGCGTAACGAGAGAACGTATTCGTCAAATTGAAGCGAAAGCACTTCGCAAATTAAGACATCCGAGCCGTAGTAAACGTCTTAAGGATTTCTTAGAATAG
- the cccA gene encoding cytochrome c550, whose product MKRNPLIPFALIAALGIIVMFVFSFQGLNKSKELADAKNGGKPAQTASKPEDIVKQSCTSCHGDQLQGAVGPNLQKIGGKLSKDEIKEVLSKGKGNMPPNLIPADQATKVADWLSKKK is encoded by the coding sequence ATGAAACGTAATCCGTTGATTCCGTTCGCTCTTATTGCAGCATTAGGTATTATCGTTATGTTTGTATTTTCATTTCAGGGGCTAAATAAATCTAAAGAGTTAGCTGATGCAAAAAATGGCGGGAAACCAGCACAAACAGCATCAAAGCCAGAGGATATTGTAAAGCAAAGCTGTACGAGCTGTCATGGTGATCAGTTACAAGGAGCGGTAGGCCCTAATTTACAAAAAATTGGTGGGAAACTTTCAAAAGATGAAATTAAAGAAGTTCTTTCAAAAGGAAAAGGAAATATGCCACCTAATTTAATTCCAGCTGATCAAGCAACGAAAGTAGCTGATTGGTTATCGAAGAAAAAATAA
- a CDS encoding tRNA (adenine(22)-N(1))-methyltransferase TrmK has translation MNEVKLSKRLEEVVREIPVGSTVADIGSDHAYLPCYTIINNIATKAVAGEVVDGPFRSAQATVAESGLQDKVDVRKGNGLAVIAPGEVDVITIAGMGGALIRDILESGKEKLEGVTRLILQPNIAAHHIREWFIENGWELIREKIVIEDGKIYEILVGERGDTAVPYSENKQAALFMGPFLIKEKSEAFVEKWEGELKNFQNILKQLERAADSEETKAKRAEVEAKMKMIGEVLS, from the coding sequence ATGAATGAAGTAAAGCTTTCGAAACGATTAGAAGAAGTTGTGAGGGAGATTCCGGTAGGCTCTACAGTAGCTGATATTGGATCGGATCATGCGTATTTACCGTGTTACACAATTATAAATAATATTGCTACAAAAGCAGTTGCAGGAGAGGTTGTAGATGGGCCGTTTCGCTCTGCACAAGCAACTGTAGCTGAAAGTGGCTTACAAGATAAAGTAGACGTTCGTAAAGGGAATGGATTAGCTGTTATCGCGCCAGGAGAAGTAGATGTTATTACGATTGCTGGTATGGGTGGAGCGTTAATTCGTGACATTTTAGAAAGTGGTAAAGAAAAATTAGAAGGTGTAACACGTTTAATCTTACAGCCGAATATTGCAGCACACCATATTCGTGAATGGTTTATTGAAAATGGATGGGAGCTTATCCGTGAGAAAATTGTAATAGAAGACGGAAAGATTTACGAGATTTTAGTCGGAGAGCGAGGAGATACAGCAGTACCTTACTCTGAAAATAAACAAGCTGCATTGTTTATGGGTCCATTTCTAATAAAAGAAAAAAGTGAAGCTTTTGTTGAAAAGTGGGAAGGGGAATTGAAAAACTTCCAAAATATTTTAAAACAGTTAGAGCGTGCAGCAGATTCTGAAGAGACAAAAGCGAAGCGTGCAGAAGTAGAAGCGAAAATGAAAATGATAGGAGAGGTTTTATCATGA